The sequence TCATGTCGTACAGCATCACCAATACCTGTTCGTCCTTAGGTCGTCGCATCTCATCCGTCAGCGGTCCTATACATGCCGCCAGCCTGGGCACTGGTGCCGATAGCATCCGCACCATATCCTCTTGGTTCATCTGCTGATAGTTAGCAGGTATCTCGCAAATACGCGGCAGTTCACTCTCCTCCCCTACGTACTCATGCCAACTACTATACGGATAGTGTTCGGCATCCCACACCTTCATGCGCTCCGGTGCCTGACTGATGTGCCTCAGCACCGTGTTCCATCGCTCCTCATTCTCCACCGGTTCGCTTACAAACCTGGCCCTGTAGATGGCGCCGTCGCGGTCGTATTTATCATTAAAGTAGTGTGCATAGGCCGCCGCTATGCGTCCCATCGTCACACTCACCGTGTCGGCCTCCTCCTTCAGCAGCAGGTGAAAGTGGTCCGGTAGCAAGCAGTACGCATACACCGTAAAATACCGCTCCTCACCATCCTTCGCCGTTTGCAACCTCTCCAGTATTTCAATAAACGTCCGGTAATCCTCATCATCTATGTAGATGTCACGGTGCCTCACACCCTGCATCAACACATGATACACCCCCGAACGTGCCCTCACTCTCGGTTTCCTAGCCATAAAAAATACTATTTTCAACTCTCGAGTGTAACGAGTGTAATGAGAAAATGAAACTTTCACTATGGAAATACATTTGGGTCGAGGTGAATATATTTATATAGAGAAAGTTGCAAAAACTCGCTACACTCGTTACACTAATTGAAGAATATCATTGTTTCGCTTTTACAATGGTATTGTTATTTAATTCCGATAGAATGCAGATAGTCCACATACTCTAATGCAACTTTATCCCATGTAAGATTGTCAAAAATACGCTGTTTTAGTTTCATACCAATCTCTTTGTATTTTCGAGGATCACTTTCAACTAATTTCATCGTTTTAAAGAGTGAGAATTCATCATTGACATTACTCCATAGGCCTAAAGAAGTCGTCAAAGCCTCCTTATTTGCAGGAATCTCACTGCACAAACAAGGTTTACCATACGACATGGCTTCTAAAAGAGCTATCGGGAAACCTTCTGACTTTGAAACCAAACAATAGGCCATACAATTTGTTAGAAGTGCAGCCTTGTCGATGCCATATACCGGCCCTATGAAGATTATTCGCTTATCTTTGCCTGCTATTTCTTTTAAATATGCACCATAACTATTTTCCGAATTTCCTGCAATCACTAACTGAATATTTGAATCTTGTTCATGCAGCAAAAAAGCTCTAATTAAAATATCTAAGTTTTTCACAGGATCAATTCTTCCTATAGATAGATAGTATTGGCCTTTTATAATATTCAATCTACGCATCAAATCTGTTGGCTCAACCTGCAAAGGTAACTCCACACCACAATTAATTACCTTCGCATCCTTCCACATTCTTTTTTTTATCAAATATCTATTTTGCTCACTTACAGTAATTATAGGAGAGAAAATCAATGAAGAAGCTTTATAAAGTAAATCTATTATCAATCTTGATATTTTTCCATGTTTGGGATTATCTTGCGCAAAAGAGTGTTGTGTATGCAATACCTTAATTCCCAATATTTTGGGGATCCATTCATAAAAGAAAGGTAAATATATCGACTGATAGTTAACCACATCATAATCCTTAAAATCTTTCAATATTTTTAAAGACGCTTTAATATTGTGTGATAATATCGCAAATTGATTTTCGTGCACTTTAATTTTAGAAATTCTAATATCATCCAATTCGTATTCTTCGGAGTTATTCCCACGACACAATATACTACATTCATGACCTTTGATTTTAAGCTGTTTAGCCAAATTAAACACGTAGTTTTCAATACCCCCAGAAGAAGGGACCTCAACACCTCCTACTAAAATTATTTTCATCTTTCTTCTATCAAATCAATATATCTTTTTTCAAACAATTCTATAGAATACTGGTTTCTTAGGATTTGATTACCATTAGCTCCCATCTTATTTCTCAGAGAAATATCTCCTATAAGTGTATTTAAAGATACTGCCATTCCTTCTACATCCCCAATAGGGTGTAGGAAACCACTTTCACCATTTCTAACTAAGATATCGTTGTCCCCTACTTTAGTTGCAACAACAGGGAGACTCCAATTCATAGCCTCCATAATTGAGTTACTTGTGCCTTCAAAAAGACTAGTTGAAAGGTAGATATCAGAAGTTCCCACTATTTCCTGGACATTGTTTGGCCGAATATGAAGTTTGACAAAATCTGAAACCCCACATTCATCTATCCACCTCTTAATATTTTCTTCTTCTACTCCATATCCAATTGCGTCAAAAACAAAATCTTTTCTTTTTTTTGACAGGATCTCAATGGATTTAATTGCCGTATAATAATCTTTCTGAGGAACATATCTTGCAATTGTTACAATATGTTTTACCTGCTGGTCGTTCCTTATTATCGGTTCCTTTATATCTGGAAAGCAATTAGGAATAACAATGTTTTTAGATTTATTAAACCCTCTTCCTCCTATCTCATTAGCCCCGGAATAACAATTAAAAATAGAACCTGTAGCTAAAAAATTGTGAACAATCCTTTCTGCGATTAACTTATAATATGATATGTACGCATTTCTTATTCCTCCATATATGAAAGGTACTCCTGCTATTTTACCCGCTATACACCCGATTACATCACAGTTTGTCATGTAATTAAAAAGAACATCTGTCTTATTCTGCTTTAAAAGTTTTGATAGGGTAAATATGTTCTGAATTGACGTACCCTTTAACGGATGGAGTACTACACCAGAATTATTAAGAAGTAGCAAATTTTCTGGGGATGGTTCCAACATTCCCAGATTTAAATAAAGATCAACATGATAATGCTTGTCTAACAATATCGCAAGGAGTGTTGCTTGCTTTTCTGCTCCTCCTGGTTTTATTGTTGGTATAAAGATTCCGATATTTTTCATCTTACTTTTCTTAACAGGAAATAGCCCTCCCTAAGGAGCTTATAGAGCCATGAGTCGCGACTCATTTTCTGACCGAGAGTAGCTGCAATTTTCTCATAATAGAGATACATTTTGCTCATTTCTTTTACCTTGGCACCCGTCACCTGTTCGATATATTCATTAGCTTTATGGGATGCCTCATAATATATATTACGTTGATAGTGATTAATATTATCTATAAAGTCATCCTGACTCTTAAGATAGTCATTAAAGTCAATCAACATTAACCTTTTATGATTTTTGGCATATTGTCGTAGCAAGGTATTTATTTCTTTATAGTACACGTGTCTATTCTCATATGAGAGATCTTTGTTTGCTTCATAAGGCATTTCACTCCCTAACAGCAAACAAACTTTTGCTTCTGGCTGGATTCTGTCAAGCAGAATATCCAATTGATTACAGAATTCCACTGGTGACAACCTGCCAATAAACTCATATTTTCTCTTAAAGTCAGTCAACCATTCTCTTGTAAATTTGTTACCAGCCGTAAAAATAGTACCTTCTATATATCCCGGCCAATTCTTTTCTTCTGTCAGTGGATATGCAAATTCACCCCAAGCTATTTTTTGGCCCGTCCTCTTGTTTCGGTATATACCCAAGTTTGGCTCTATTTGGGTACTCAAAAATATCAATGCTGTATTCTTGTCATACATTGAGGTATCAAACATTTCCTCATCATTAAATACACAGT is a genomic window of Xylanibacter ruminicola 23 containing:
- a CDS encoding glycosyltransferase family 4 protein, with product MKIILVGGVEVPSSGGIENYVFNLAKQLKIKGHECSILCRGNNSEEYELDDIRISKIKVHENQFAILSHNIKASLKILKDFKDYDVVNYQSIYLPFFYEWIPKILGIKVLHTQHSFAQDNPKHGKISRLIIDLLYKASSLIFSPIITVSEQNRYLIKKRMWKDAKVINCGVELPLQVEPTDLMRRLNIIKGQYYLSIGRIDPVKNLDILIRAFLLHEQDSNIQLVIAGNSENSYGAYLKEIAGKDKRIIFIGPVYGIDKAALLTNCMAYCLVSKSEGFPIALLEAMSYGKPCLCSEIPANKEALTTSLGLWSNVNDEFSLFKTMKLVESDPRKYKEIGMKLKQRIFDNLTWDKVALEYVDYLHSIGIK
- a CDS encoding glycosyltransferase, producing MKNIGIFIPTIKPGGAEKQATLLAILLDKHYHVDLYLNLGMLEPSPENLLLLNNSGVVLHPLKGTSIQNIFTLSKLLKQNKTDVLFNYMTNCDVIGCIAGKIAGVPFIYGGIRNAYISYYKLIAERIVHNFLATGSIFNCYSGANEIGGRGFNKSKNIVIPNCFPDIKEPIIRNDQQVKHIVTIARYVPQKDYYTAIKSIEILSKKRKDFVFDAIGYGVEEENIKRWIDECGVSDFVKLHIRPNNVQEIVGTSDIYLSTSLFEGTSNSIMEAMNWSLPVVATKVGDNDILVRNGESGFLHPIGDVEGMAVSLNTLIGDISLRNKMGANGNQILRNQYSIELFEKRYIDLIEER
- a CDS encoding transposase; the encoded protein is MARKPRVRARSGVYHVLMQGVRHRDIYIDDEDYRTFIEILERLQTAKDGEERYFTVYAYCLLPDHFHLLLKEEADTVSVTMGRIAAAYAHYFNDKYDRDGAIYRARFVSEPVENEERWNTVLRHISQAPERMKVWDAEHYPYSSWHEYVGEESELPRICEIPANYQQMNQEDMVRMLSAPVPRLAACIGPLTDEMRRPKDEQVLVMLYDMTKTASMIEFLGLTRAEQLKTLADLRKKGASIRQLEKLTGIGRGVIQNL